TATTTAGAGggaagatgaatcatcgaagtattatCACAATACTTCTATTTAAAGGACCAAACCTTAAtgtgtggctcctaacactcttgcgtacccagtgacatatcaataccgaagagCATGCGATGGGGATTCGCTGTAGTCGGGCCATCACTCCTGGATAATATTGATAAATCACCAAATATGCAACCTATAcatctgataccaactgtcaaagccacgaaatttcgaatgataaaaattcgaattcgaagccataaaaactctaaaacaatctcaaatatattaaaatcatcttataataacagtgtatcgaaattGAGTCCACAACAAGACTCAGtcaacttgaataatacataaccagtttatacctcagtattataactaatggaaatgtaaaattcactcaatcttcactacaaacagaagaaataaatcttcagagtaagccctccGAATCTGGTAAATCCCACCTGCAGAACGATCCCCTACAcgatcgaattggtgcaccgagattgtaaacacaaatccggtaagcttttcagcccgtatgagtaaacaagcagtaaacatacatcacatacaaaggaaatatgttaaataacagacaaacgtactcatgtgacactgggcaacccatctgttacccaaaattatttaaaagtatgggtactcatgagtcatgggcaacccatctgttaccccttatGCAGTATACCGACaggcactgggcaacccatctggttacataaaatcatgtaaaacatgggtactcatgagacataggtacccatttgttacccctcatgcaacACACCCACATACACTgagcaacccatatgttacccaatatcactcaaaaatatgggtactcatgagacccaggcaacccatctgttacccctcatgcagtacaccggcagacagactataGCTCTAACTGGTCGTAACTGACACCCGGCCAAGtttggttccgattactgccaacacgtccgaagacaaaaaaaaatgttttaacaagactctatgttaaaaccacgtacaatataacaatcaacgCATGTTTATTATacaacaaccaagcgactcttactcaacaatataaataaaattgcCACAATATActctcatttggaaataaaaaccgtaacattatataatatagcaacccatatatatgtatcgtatttactattttttgtacacatacacaaccagcTATATTAGatagatgtcacagttcactctttttaaataattcaaACATACAAGTCACCGTCAAAGGTAGACTTGTCAcaatgagatttactcacattcaccatagttcataatcactaaaaccttttaaaatcatttattaaaaatagcgtttcacttacccatgaaccgtagatgatcaagttcacgtaatttaaaccaaaacatatatttaaaacaatttttataagctagtgatgcaatgactatgttaacaactcaaactaaattcaataatcatAACACtatttcgatcatgatgatcattgtgaggtttactcacattatttcatgcgtgcaacttccacgacaccgaaagtgattccctcactcgtttcgtcggtcaccgaTTGGTGGctggaggagggagatccggcGATGTGAAGTTCGGCGAACTGTGCACTTTCGGGATTCACCACTCCCAAATGGCAGCGAGATGGTGGGTGGCActaccaccaatcgacagaggacgcaacaacctttcaaacgggACCGGTGTGCCAGTCgatggtggccggacggcggagatccggcggcccaaagtcggcCGCTCGGGAGgaaatttctggattttcgggtgaacagtaccgatccgaatttctgatttttctccccaTTTTTTTGAGATTCCTAATAGATAacaagtcaactcttgactcCTCATGGTAACGTTTATGAGTATAAAACGctcgaacactttcgttttctccctcgtactatacaatcggatcaccaccaatttaaatatctccgaacagtaattaaaaaataattataaatttccggGATATTACAATTCCGGCCAATAGATAAGCGTATTTAACtttattaaatcatttaattttCAGTCTCTCTCTATACTTTGCAACCAAACAACAGCATGATTCGTCATTGGTGTCAGCTGAAATCGACCTTATCATTCTTGACCCGAACACTGAACTCTTCCGTCATCACTTCTTGTGTAACACGTACGTGTCTATGAAATATTTTAGCCACCATATATGCCAGTTCTTTCGGATTTGCAGAGCTTAATTACTTAAAGATCGAATTAGCGTAGTTGTACGTGCGTACTCCGAACTTAAATGATACTGCTAATTAATTTGTGCAAAGCCGACGCAACAACTTGATATTCAATGAGACAATGACTCGTTATCTTGATGCATATGCTCTTATCTTCAATCGAATTATTTAGTCAGGAGATTAACCTCTTGATTTACAAGAAACATGCGTGTTTTAACTTAGAGCCTACCAGCCATGCATGCATCATGAGAAGTATCCTGGCAAGTAGTAATTCCTGATGGCAATTATCAGTGATTTGCAACAACTGGTAAATAGCTAGATTGAGAAGGCGGCCGGCAAAGAGAAACACGTTTTATAAACAATGAAAAAGTTCTGCATAGTTCCAAATTTTCGAAATATATCTTAATTGGTCGACTTGGCTATGGATTTGAATATAACCGACGACGTTGTTTATGATGGTTGGATTTTGTTTGGTTCCAGAAATGCCAATTTTATGAACGCACATAGAATTTCAGCAACTTAATTGACCAACTCAGCAATTAaccggaaaagaagaaaaagaaagaagaagaagaagcagatgCAGCGCAGAGACATTGTTTATAGCTGAAATGAAATTGGCAATAGGATTTTAAAATGAAACCAATTTATCTGTGGTCTTCGTATCTTGTTTTTAAATAACTAAATCTTTGGTAAATCTGATTTTAGTGTTGTCTTGCAGGAAGAGATTGCTTAATTAGTCGTAAATGTATGGAACCCAGTCTCATTCCTGTTCAAACGAAAGAACTGGTAATTCTAATCAAGCTTGCTAGAGTTGTCGTGattctcaagtctcaacaCCGTACATGCCTTCTGTAGTTCTAACTTGAGTTTAACACCAAATTACTCGGACTAACAACTACGTACTTCACATGAACTCATTACTCATATGACATTCGGACATACCTCAAGTACGTATAATGAATAGCAAGGTCGATCAGTACGTTTAGATTTCAGAGACTGATCTATATTGAGGTTTCTAGATTAAAAAATATGTAGGTCGAGGTCGAAAACGGGATGCGTACAATTTATAAATACATCAACTTATGAAACACGGTGAAATAAAGAAAGTGTAAATGTGTTAGTAGTCGATTGACATTGAACGGAAAGGATAAACACGCATGACCATGATAGATACAAGTTGCAATTACCATCCCTAATCTTGATCTATAAAGTAAGGTTTTAGGTACATTGTGGATTGGATTTgtcaagtaaaacaaaacttaATACTATAAACATTATCGATACGATATATATGGTCAATCAAACGAAAAACAGGCATGCAACAACTGAGAGGAAACCACCACACAAAGGCAAAGACAAAGACTTGATTCCAAAATCCTCATTCAACGgtcttaattaaattattgaaATGTAACCCTAATTTTTATATTGAGAGGAGCAACTCCTTCTCTCGTTTTGCTTCATATATAAATTCCAAGCATGGGCTGTCAACCCTTCCTAGCTCATACGCATCACAGACTCACAGTCTCTTTTTCGTTATTTCTTCCTTCCACAGAAGCAAATAAACATGGAAATCTCCTTCCAAATCACCAATTCTAAGTTAGCAAAGATGGTCCCAATGCCATCAAATTCAAACCAGAAAACCTATATTTCCTGCAGAGGTCATGATGGTTTGTCCatgcacaaaaacaacaaggCCAGCAACTTTTATGAGTTGCTTTCACTTGGttctgagaaaaaaaataaggtaGGCCTGCATCAGATAAAGAAAGCCTACAGAAACATGGTCCTTCAGTTTCACCCTGACGTTGTCCCTCCCTCCGCAAAAGAGGAGTCTACAAGACGATTCATCGAGCTTCAAAAGGCATATGAAACACTTTCAGACCCGGTTTCGCGTCAAATGTACGATTACCAGTTGGATTTCGGGGACTCATCGATGGAGTTAGGAGTTGAAGGATTATATGTGGATCAGGTGAAGAGATCCGTGTTCAGCAAGGAAGTGTGGGAAGAACAACTTCGGGGATTGCATAAGAGGTCTCAAACTCGAACGGCAAGGAAATATAGGCCGATGTAGAAGTtatttcattgatttaatgTCATTTTCTGAATATTATTTCGATTTATAAGGTTGTAATTATTTATGGAAGCAAAAACTCTTCAATATTGATTTTTTCTCGATATAATACCgtgcaaaaatgaaaaatgatcAAACTAATAAAAAGATAATGGGAACTCATCACTGTTGTAAACTTAGATATCCACAACATGGACAATAACTCCAATCTAGCTAAAACGTATAAGCCTGTATACATACTACACCAATCGGTTGTCCAattacaacaataaaactCATCTCTTGGaaataagaaagaaattgTGGCaactacatttttttttcccgaAAACGACCTACTTTACTTTCTTCCCTTATTTCTATGTAAAATTGTGGAGAATGTAACTGGAAAACTGGTTAATTGTGTTGAATATATGTCATCTCTAGAGAATTGTGGTTTTCGATTTATCGTAGTTATTTAGCAAAAATATACGTCTTCAACGTAGAATATGCTTCTCATTTgatatataataacaaattttgaTTGAAACAGACAAATCCGTGGGAGGAAATCAATTATTATTAGGATTAGCAAGAGAAATGTAATTAAAAGGTCGACTGCAAGCATGACTTGAACCGAAAAATATATACACCTAGCACATTTTCTTGAATGTGTAAAACTAATTACATGTTAGGAGTACAAAATCAAATATCTTATACATAACAATCTAATTGTAACTTTAGAGAATGAGAATAGCTTACCATCATTATGAACAACAACACCATGATCCATTGTTCCTTAATCCGAGAATACAAAGTGCTAGGCAAGATCATCTGTTAGTCACTACTCTTTACTTTTTCAATGGACAAAACCTTATGCAATAACACATAGTGATAACATGGACctttatcatatatatatatatatgtatatatatctatgatCAATAACCCTAAGAGTCCTGCCACTAAGGATTTCTTGCGagttaagtcatcttatttagattcTTAATTCAATACTAATTTGTAGTCTTACTTGTAAACTTAGATTAGGATTActtaccataatgatataatacacAAAATCATTAAGAACTAGATTTGATACTgtctttgtttccatgtagaaatagattatgacattaaacatgattttcatataatatgtgatatgtccaaaattgataTAACAATCTCTCACTTGGACCAATCACTTTTTGTTTATGATAATCAAGTTCCTGTAACATTATAAAATTGTACTACCTACTGTGCGCGCTAGAAACAATTGAATCAAAAATCCCATCACAACATGGTCACTTTGCAGTCACTTATGCAGAACAAGAAACGAATTACATTGCAGAGCTTCTTTGCAAGGTGCATATGTCTAAACTGCAGTATTgagatatatattaatgtgtaTTAACAAGTAatacatataatatatatcaagTCCTACTTTATGTTCTAACAACAAAACTTCAAGCAACAAACTGGACACCAATGACTTTTTAACTTGCTTGAATCATATCATTATACTAAATATGATTAAAGTCATCTGATTTGTAAGTATTTATATTAACGGTaactaatttgataatttttcaGAATTTCATATAAAGGTGCAACATAACACAAACAATTCTGAAATACCTCAAGACTTTACTTAAAAAAACTGTCATTACAAAGGTGATTAAAACAAGAACTCAAAAACTGGAATTTTAGTTTGTTCTTACTGGACTTAGCTCCCAATGAACTCAAGCATCTAATTTTGGTAAAATGCATATGCTCTCTTTGTGTTTCTTGAACACCTTAATTGGTAATTGCCTTTGTGAAAGGGTCTGCTAGTTGTGAGTTTGTATCTATGCTTAGAACCACTAATTCACCATTTTTAACCCTTTTCCTAACATTATAATACTTTAAATCTATATgcttgaaagttgaaattgCTGGATCTCTTATTGTTATTGCATAAGTACACATCTGCCTCATTGTCACAAAATGCTTGTCTTCTACAATGTGATTGAGTAATTGAGTTTGCTATAGAAAATTTCTAATCCACACTCCTTCACACATTGCTTCATATACTTCTATGTACTCAGCTTGCATGGTTGATATCGAAATCAAGGTTTGCTTCATTGTCTTCCAAGAAATAGCTCCACATGGTAGCATGTACACATATGCACAAGTAAACTTCTTTGAATCAGGGAAGTTCCCGGCGAAATCAGAATCTGAAAGTCTAACAACCTTCAAATCATTGACTTGTCTATAAACTAACATGTGATTCTTTGTCTTATGTAGATATCTCAATATCTTCTtccccatagactgacatacatctcggtgatggagtcgacaGTGGAAACATCTTTTCAAGGGTGTAGCCTCCGTAGTgcccaacaaatgagtcatgccTTGCGACTATCTCTAAATCTAGCTATCCAACAttctgaaacaaaagaatgagtttgtgtctagacaacatacttaggccgcataTTCACCTttctttataacttagaaattaactttgtataaataagtatatatagcttcaaaagaaaatgatactctaatttttaaggtatataaGATAAAGCATGACCATACCTGaggctgtttcagtccattgcacagtagACTCTTCTGCTCCACATACCTTAAATATTAGGactttatgaaaaaaaaaagcacttAGATTTTAGGATATTCTTACACATTTGTTGTAAAAAAAAGGTTTAGTCATTATTTACTTATAATtgtatttcattctttatacAACTACtaacatttcttttatttcatttttatactTGACCACTAAcattttgtgtgtctttaTATAGCTTAGTTGTCAGTTGTGGATTTTAaagaaagagttggagaattctattgttaacaGTTGATTGAACCTCTCAATGACTTGGAAGGACGACACGTGTTACAAGAAGCGGATTCCACCACACTCTaattttgattcatgatttGCAATTAATCTAACTCATACTAACTTTTACTTCATCATTAATATTTTACTAACTTTCTTTTGATGGGATGTAGTCTAGGAGTGAACATGCATTGAGTTTTGATATAGCAAGAAGACACGAATTTGGAGGTGTACAACTCCAAGTGGCGTCGCCTAAAACTTGAAAAGAAGTGGAAGATTCTAGGGTAAAGGACTATAAAAGTTAATGTTGCATGGGAGGTAACCCATTTTCAACTGTACCAGTGGAGGAGTAGTCTACgaaagtttgaattttctaatcccttcacttttattgttgaattgtatatgtttgaATTTGTGAACTTGTTTTATGCTTAggaattacattcttacttttgagcttacattgaggacattataattttctaagtgtgagTTAGGTTTACAAGTCTGCtttatgtttatttgtttctgttaaaaaagttaaaaaatgtgtttgttttatttgagtcaattaAGTCTTAAGAtgccctaaagtctaggatgattatgtctctaaatgcattgatgatggttttgcattccaTAAGAATTAAATTGtgagtttcattgataatgtggatttagTATGAACATATGAGATATAGATTGATTataatatgacatacatgtttggttaatttaaagtccataacaacctatAAGTTTTTGAGCATATATGTACTTTCTTCATGTGATATAATaagaaatttcgtggttgttttttaacctcattattctttgcatatttaatAACTATGTGTCATACCTTTTagtggactctagaatttattATAACTCGCTTTTGTGATTGttcaaacttttaagtcataaaatgctctaactttgaaagggatttatggatcatttctaggaataccaccacttttgCCAAACAACCATGTgtccctatatgtgccatgtCTACGACCCCTTAGATGAACCTCATTTGAGCTTATattgagccttttcttcaGTACCTATATTATTTTCATACTTAGTATAGTAAtttctaccttgtcctatagacttggcagaactctttttgagatgatgtagtgatgatgtatgaaataagtgtgagGTGGAAGACATATGAAAAAGATCAAAAACTTTTAAGAAAAGTGACGAAATATAAAAATGaaggaaattgaaaaaaaaaatgagatcgaaaaaaaaaagttatattGTATTctttttgtgatttggagttgagttgtaattgaaggtctaaataTGTTCATatgacctttgtccattttcACTGTGTATAAAATGATGATTAAGCTCAACTTGTTaatatttggcccttgatgGTGTTTGGTGTCATAAAGGTGATGTTTACTCCGCTAAGTCTATATGATGACCTcggtgattccttgatattgcATACCTTTAGCTAAAGCCTAAACACTAACATTGTATAATGATCATAATGATTcgtaaaatgagcaaatcttggtctGTAGAgataatcacaaaagttgagcatatggttttggtccatttgtgcagtTATTTGTTAAATAAGGTTTTCCAAAAGATATTCACAAATTGCTTTCATTTcatgaaatatgcaagttatttgtTGCCTTACTATCtattctcttgcatatacttatgtgttaattataaccatgaatcgcagtgaaaagaagagagtatgccttgtgaggatgattggattgactaaacatgttaagtGATTATTGTCTCGTTTCTGACTTATTCATACCATGAAGTATGCTTACGAAGCTTGGAATTTATGTACTTACATttaaatgcttaaacttgaaagctatgtatTATGAGATTATGAGACAATCATGTAGGGACAATAGTGTTTTTAtagagtttttgttttgttttgctaagggactagcaaaaaccaagtgtggggtaaatgataggagcactttgtgcgacgttcttgtTAATGTTGTGATTACACTCGATTTAGTACGCCGTACTCCTTGTGGATGTGATACGCCGTATTCCTTGTCTCCTTCCTGTCACGAGTAGCACACGTCGTCAAAGTAGAGACCACGacggcgtggtcttcaactctccgacgCTTAAGTTAGGGTGatggtaatttatgcagagttaCAGTAGTGAATTTAGTGtacttaccttatgaggtcaggagtttgaccttttattgttgtgtTGAGATAGATCGTTTATCTATCTTTCGATGtgggacgacgtccgattaaggtgttctctggagtcttctttgagatgcgcgtgagggcgcgtccgtagtcagtttggACCGCGGAGAGGCCCATTGCGTAGCTAGTACGGCTGACTTGCTATTAGTATTGTAAGACTGTGCTATACATTAGCCTTAATGCgctgatagttgtgctgattatgacgggcataagcctatgccaacaagtccCCCCAAGTTCCCAGTCTAGGGAGGTGATTTCTTGACTGGGGAGTTAATATTTGAGCGTTTTGCCATAATAAGCAATGGGTCTCACGGACCCTCTCGTAGGCCCCCCACTCCCCGGTTAAGGAATGTCGAGTCGTGTTgtgtagtgcgtccgtcatagcataGTGAATTCTTACACGTGGGACGTCTttcatcgctatctttgagcgtaatgCCTCCGttatagcgtagtaaatttttacgcgTAAGACGTCttttatcgctatctttgagcgtagtgcgtccgtcatggcgtagtaagttcttacgcgtgggACGTCTTTcgtcgctatctttgagcgtaatgCGTCCGttatagcgtagtaaatttttacgcgtatgacgtcttttatcgctatctttgagcgtagtgcgtccgtcatggcgtagtaagttcttacgcgtgggACGTCTTTcgtcgctatctttgagcgtaatgCGTCAGttatagcgtagtaaatttttacgcgtaggacgtcttttatcgctatctttgagtgTAGTGCGTCTGTCatggcgtagtaagttcttacgcgtgggACGTCTTTCGTCGCTATCtgtgagcgtagtgcgtctgtcatggcgtagtaagttcttacgcatAGGACGTCTCGTTGCTATTtgtgagcgtagtgcgtccgtcatggcgtagtaagttcttacgcgtaggacgttcTTTcgtcgctatctttgagcatAGTGTTTGTAGGTTGAGAGCAGCGCCATTCGCGCTGTGGACAACACATGTCATACATGCATTGGGCGGATGTTTCGTGAACGATTCAAATTCGTGGGGTAACGTTATCATGAAAAGACAGTTATTGCATGTAATTAAGGCGTGTGTAACCgaaacgttgcctcggtaactcATGCCACGTGGCGAGATCTGGAGCGATGTCTCTTGGGTCGACGGCTAGGATGTGAGTAACGGTTTTCTGAATCTGACGGTTAAGGAATGCTTTTGAGGAATCAACAGGATAGATGTGAGATGGAGTTCACTATAAAAGAGTGAAAGGGACAGAATGGCTGTCACTATCGACAGATCCAAGTTTTCGAAATCTAAATTCTCTCATTCCCTCTCTTTTGCTCTCGTCTGGTCCCCTTCACGTTTGGAAGAAACTCATCGGAATTTTTGTGTGAATCGGCGTTTTGAGGTATGTTTCTGATCTGAATCTCCTTTATACGGCTTGTGGCTTGTTGTTTGTTGGTAGATTTGTGTTTATAGGGTAAATCAgtggttttgggtttgggtttttcCAGCAGatttgtgggttttgggtCTATTTGATCTTTGGATGGGTGTTTTCCGGCAAAGTGGGGTGTTTGTACGGAC
This genomic interval from Argentina anserina chromosome 1, drPotAnse1.1, whole genome shotgun sequence contains the following:
- the LOC126795895 gene encoding chaperone protein dnaJ 20, chloroplastic-like — protein: MEISFQITNSKLAKMVPMPSNSNQKTYISCRGHDGLSMHKNNKASNFYELLSLGSEKKNKVGLHQIKKAYRNMVLQFHPDVVPPSAKEESTRRFIELQKAYETLSDPVSRQMYDYQLDFGDSSMELGVEGLYVDQVKRSVFSKEVWEEQLRGLHKRSQTRTARKYRPM